A genomic window from Passer domesticus isolate bPasDom1 chromosome Z, bPasDom1.hap1, whole genome shotgun sequence includes:
- the ERMP1 gene encoding endoplasmic reticulum metallopeptidase 1 isoform X1: protein MERGGDTVGWRLRATAAQRDRRRPPPREDGDPGAGGKKRGGRRPLLPLPEARGAPLVLLYLLGLRALAQVSHRQLLSRPPATAGPREFSASRARGYLDNITAIGPRTVGSPENEVLAVNYLLEQIREIERESTDAHKISVDIQRPTGSFSIDFLGGFTSYYANITNVVVKLEPRNGAEHAVLSNCHFDSVPNTPGASDDAVSCAVMLEILNTLSKSSESLQHAVIFLFNGAEENILQASHGFITQHEWAKSIRAFINLEAAGVGGKELVFQTGPENPWLVQAYVVAAKHPFASVVAQEIFQSGIIPADTDFRIYRDFGNVPGIDLAFIENGYIYHTEYDTSDRILTDSIQRAGDNILAVLKYLATSEKLAKSFEYRHGNVVFFDILGLFVLAYPARVGTIMNYITVAIAFFYLSKKVLQPKPRAVHNLKKLLTAFSLTLTSWVCTLVAVLMVAVFVSFIGRALSWYTHFYVSVSLYGTAAAAKLILVHVLAKKFFYKNVNEQFLADVFFDASLMIWSIALAVITQMGLCSAFICTLWVAFPLLTKLMIHKEFSQKGATIKFIVMYMLGMFVPYLYMLYLSWTVFEMFTPVMGRSGSEIPPDMVLAGFIVIFTMILSSYFINFIYLVKSTKTTLVTLTTVFVVTLILVCSGIFFPYSSDAANPKPKRVFLQHTSRRFHDLDGNVVKSDSGIWINGFDYNGISHITPHVPEINDTIRTPCEEQAPFCGLPWILPVHFMFRKNWYLPAPEILPRRPIQFKLLSKKLMPWNSVRLSFEVSGPSHMSLYVRPHAGSALSRWSLGDGMPVASLGGDYFVFYSRGLHAAPWHFWVELTAPEKHSDGIVSLAIAAHYFFGEDQKSPQLYALLERFPSWTFSSGWSCTYDLFVF from the exons ATGGAGCGCGGCGGGGACACGGTCGGGTGGCGGCTCCGCGCCACCGCCGCACAGCGCGaccgccgccggccgccgccgcgaGAGGACGGCGACCCCGGCGCGGGCGGCAAGaagcggggcgggcggcggccgctgctgccgctgcccgaGGCGCGGGGGGCGCCGCTGGTGCTGCTGTACCTGCTGGGGCTGCGGGCGCTGGCGCAGGTGTCGCACCGGCAGCTGCTGAGCCGCCCGCCCGCCACCGCCGGGCCCCGCGAGTTCAGCGCCTCCCGCGCCAG GGGATATCTTGACAACATTACAGCAATTGGGCCCAGAACAGTTGGAAGTCCAGAAAATGAAGTTCTTGCAGTTAACTACCTCTTAGAACAAATCAgggaaatagaaagagaaagcacAGATGCTCACAAGATATCTGTAGACATACAGAGGCCCACAGGCTCCTTCAGCATTGACTTTTTAGGAGGCTTTACTAGTTACTATGCAAACATAACAAATGTGGTAGTGAAGCTGGAACCTCGCAATGGAGCTGAGCATGCAGTGTTATCCAATTGTCACTTTGATTCCGTACCAAATACCCCAG gTGCCAGCGATGATGCTGTAAGCTGTGCAGTGATGCTTGAAATACTTAACACGCTTTCAAAATCATCAGAGTCCCTGCAGCATGCTGTCATATTCTTATTTAATGgtgcagaagaaaatattttgcag GCTAGTCATGGCTTCATTACACAACATGAGTGGGCCAAGTCAATCAGAGCTTTTATTAACCTGGAGGCAGCAGGTGTAGGAGGAAAAGAACTTGTTTTTCAAACAG GACCTGAGAATCCTTGGTTGGTACAAGCATATGTAGTCGCGGCCAAACATCCCTTTGCCTCTGTGGTGGCGCAGGAAATATTTCAGAGTGGCATTATCCCAGCAGACACAGACTTCCGTATCTACAGGGACTTTGGCAATGTTCCAG gaaTAGATTTGGCTTTTATTGAAAATGGCTACATTTACCATACAGAATATGACACATCAGATAGAATTTTGACAGATTCCATTCAGAGAGCAG GTGACAATATTCTGGCTGTCCTAAAATACCTAGCTACATCAGAAAAGTTGGCTAAATCTTTTGAGTATCGACATGGAAATGTTGTGTTCTTTGATATACTTGGTTTATTTGTCCTGGCTTATCCAGCTCGTGTCGGCACAATTATGAACTATATTACTGTAGcaattgcttttttttatttaagcaAAAAAGTGCTACAGCCAAAACCCAGAG CTGTTCATAACCTGAAGAAGTTACTGACTGCATTCAGCTTAACCCTGACAAGCTGGGTGTGCACACTGGTGGCAGTCCTCATGGTGGCCGTGTTTGTCTCCTTCATTGGACGGGCTCTTTCTTGGTACACCCATTTCTATGTTTCTGTGTCTCTCTATGGCACCGCAGCTGCAGCTAAGCTCATTCTTGTGCACGTGCTAGCCAAGAAGTTCTTCTACAAG AATGTGAATGAGCAGTTCCTGGCAGATGTTTTTTTTGATGCCTCATTGATGATTTGGTCAATAGCATTGGCTGTTATAACTCAGATGGGCCTTTGTTCAGCATTCATTTGTACATTATGGGTAGCATTTCCCTTACTCACTAAGCTGATGATCCACAAGGAATTCAGCCAAAAAG GTGCCACGATAAAGTTTATTGTGATGTACATGCTGGGGATGTTTGTTCCCTATCTGTATATGCTATATCTTAGTTGGACTGTGTTTGAAATGTTTACACCTGTCATGGGACGAAGTGGTTCAGAAATTCCACCAGATATGGTGTTGGCAGGATTTATTGTGATCTTCACTATGATCCTGTCTTCCTATTTT ATTAACTTCATTTACCTTGTCAAAAGTACAAAAACGACGCTAGTAACTTTAACTACTGTGTTTGTAGTCACTCTGATTCTCGTTTGTAGTGGAATCTTCTTTCCTTACAGTTCTGATGCAGCTAATCCAAAGCCTAAGCGAGTCTTTCTCCAG catACAAGCAGAAGATTTCATGATCTAGATGGAAATGTGGTTAAAAGTGACTCTGGTATATGGATCAATGGGTTTGATTATAATGGAATATCTCACATAACTCCCCATGTACCTGAAATCAATGACACCATTAGAACTCCATGCGAGGAGCAGGCTCCCTTCTGTGGCCTTCCTTGGATTCTGCCAGTCCATTTCATGTTCCG gaAAAACTGGTATCTTCCTGCTCCAGAAATTTTGCCAAGGCGCCCCATTCAGTTTAAACTTCTGTCCAAGAAGCTGATGCCTTGGAACTCTGTGAGGTTAAGCTTCGAAGTATCTG GCCCGAGCCACATGTCCCTGTACGTGCGGCCGCACGCGGGCTCGGCGCTGTCCCGATGGTCCCTCGGGGATGGAATGCCTGTCGCCAGCCTGGGGGGAGACTACTTTGTGTTCTACTCCCGCGGGCTGCACGCAGCTCCCTGGCACTTCTGGGTGGAACTGACG GCCCCAGAGAAGCATTCTGATGGAATAGTCTCCCTTGCCATAGCAGCACATTATTTTTTTGGGGAAGATCAAAAGTCACCTCAACTGTATGCCTTACTGGAGAGGTTTCCAAGCTGGACATTTtcttctggctggtcttgtaccTATGAcctttttgtcttttaa
- the ERMP1 gene encoding endoplasmic reticulum metallopeptidase 1 isoform X2 — MHRRFHLSMRGYLDNITAIGPRTVGSPENEVLAVNYLLEQIREIERESTDAHKISVDIQRPTGSFSIDFLGGFTSYYANITNVVVKLEPRNGAEHAVLSNCHFDSVPNTPGASDDAVSCAVMLEILNTLSKSSESLQHAVIFLFNGAEENILQASHGFITQHEWAKSIRAFINLEAAGVGGKELVFQTGPENPWLVQAYVVAAKHPFASVVAQEIFQSGIIPADTDFRIYRDFGNVPGIDLAFIENGYIYHTEYDTSDRILTDSIQRAGDNILAVLKYLATSEKLAKSFEYRHGNVVFFDILGLFVLAYPARVGTIMNYITVAIAFFYLSKKVLQPKPRAVHNLKKLLTAFSLTLTSWVCTLVAVLMVAVFVSFIGRALSWYTHFYVSVSLYGTAAAAKLILVHVLAKKFFYKNVNEQFLADVFFDASLMIWSIALAVITQMGLCSAFICTLWVAFPLLTKLMIHKEFSQKGATIKFIVMYMLGMFVPYLYMLYLSWTVFEMFTPVMGRSGSEIPPDMVLAGFIVIFTMILSSYFINFIYLVKSTKTTLVTLTTVFVVTLILVCSGIFFPYSSDAANPKPKRVFLQHTSRRFHDLDGNVVKSDSGIWINGFDYNGISHITPHVPEINDTIRTPCEEQAPFCGLPWILPVHFMFRKNWYLPAPEILPRRPIQFKLLSKKLMPWNSVRLSFEVSGPSHMSLYVRPHAGSALSRWSLGDGMPVASLGGDYFVFYSRGLHAAPWHFWVELTAPEKHSDGIVSLAIAAHYFFGEDQKSPQLYALLERFPSWTFSSGWSCTYDLFVF, encoded by the exons ATGCACAGGAGGTTCCACCTGAGCATGAG GGGATATCTTGACAACATTACAGCAATTGGGCCCAGAACAGTTGGAAGTCCAGAAAATGAAGTTCTTGCAGTTAACTACCTCTTAGAACAAATCAgggaaatagaaagagaaagcacAGATGCTCACAAGATATCTGTAGACATACAGAGGCCCACAGGCTCCTTCAGCATTGACTTTTTAGGAGGCTTTACTAGTTACTATGCAAACATAACAAATGTGGTAGTGAAGCTGGAACCTCGCAATGGAGCTGAGCATGCAGTGTTATCCAATTGTCACTTTGATTCCGTACCAAATACCCCAG gTGCCAGCGATGATGCTGTAAGCTGTGCAGTGATGCTTGAAATACTTAACACGCTTTCAAAATCATCAGAGTCCCTGCAGCATGCTGTCATATTCTTATTTAATGgtgcagaagaaaatattttgcag GCTAGTCATGGCTTCATTACACAACATGAGTGGGCCAAGTCAATCAGAGCTTTTATTAACCTGGAGGCAGCAGGTGTAGGAGGAAAAGAACTTGTTTTTCAAACAG GACCTGAGAATCCTTGGTTGGTACAAGCATATGTAGTCGCGGCCAAACATCCCTTTGCCTCTGTGGTGGCGCAGGAAATATTTCAGAGTGGCATTATCCCAGCAGACACAGACTTCCGTATCTACAGGGACTTTGGCAATGTTCCAG gaaTAGATTTGGCTTTTATTGAAAATGGCTACATTTACCATACAGAATATGACACATCAGATAGAATTTTGACAGATTCCATTCAGAGAGCAG GTGACAATATTCTGGCTGTCCTAAAATACCTAGCTACATCAGAAAAGTTGGCTAAATCTTTTGAGTATCGACATGGAAATGTTGTGTTCTTTGATATACTTGGTTTATTTGTCCTGGCTTATCCAGCTCGTGTCGGCACAATTATGAACTATATTACTGTAGcaattgcttttttttatttaagcaAAAAAGTGCTACAGCCAAAACCCAGAG CTGTTCATAACCTGAAGAAGTTACTGACTGCATTCAGCTTAACCCTGACAAGCTGGGTGTGCACACTGGTGGCAGTCCTCATGGTGGCCGTGTTTGTCTCCTTCATTGGACGGGCTCTTTCTTGGTACACCCATTTCTATGTTTCTGTGTCTCTCTATGGCACCGCAGCTGCAGCTAAGCTCATTCTTGTGCACGTGCTAGCCAAGAAGTTCTTCTACAAG AATGTGAATGAGCAGTTCCTGGCAGATGTTTTTTTTGATGCCTCATTGATGATTTGGTCAATAGCATTGGCTGTTATAACTCAGATGGGCCTTTGTTCAGCATTCATTTGTACATTATGGGTAGCATTTCCCTTACTCACTAAGCTGATGATCCACAAGGAATTCAGCCAAAAAG GTGCCACGATAAAGTTTATTGTGATGTACATGCTGGGGATGTTTGTTCCCTATCTGTATATGCTATATCTTAGTTGGACTGTGTTTGAAATGTTTACACCTGTCATGGGACGAAGTGGTTCAGAAATTCCACCAGATATGGTGTTGGCAGGATTTATTGTGATCTTCACTATGATCCTGTCTTCCTATTTT ATTAACTTCATTTACCTTGTCAAAAGTACAAAAACGACGCTAGTAACTTTAACTACTGTGTTTGTAGTCACTCTGATTCTCGTTTGTAGTGGAATCTTCTTTCCTTACAGTTCTGATGCAGCTAATCCAAAGCCTAAGCGAGTCTTTCTCCAG catACAAGCAGAAGATTTCATGATCTAGATGGAAATGTGGTTAAAAGTGACTCTGGTATATGGATCAATGGGTTTGATTATAATGGAATATCTCACATAACTCCCCATGTACCTGAAATCAATGACACCATTAGAACTCCATGCGAGGAGCAGGCTCCCTTCTGTGGCCTTCCTTGGATTCTGCCAGTCCATTTCATGTTCCG gaAAAACTGGTATCTTCCTGCTCCAGAAATTTTGCCAAGGCGCCCCATTCAGTTTAAACTTCTGTCCAAGAAGCTGATGCCTTGGAACTCTGTGAGGTTAAGCTTCGAAGTATCTG GCCCGAGCCACATGTCCCTGTACGTGCGGCCGCACGCGGGCTCGGCGCTGTCCCGATGGTCCCTCGGGGATGGAATGCCTGTCGCCAGCCTGGGGGGAGACTACTTTGTGTTCTACTCCCGCGGGCTGCACGCAGCTCCCTGGCACTTCTGGGTGGAACTGACG GCCCCAGAGAAGCATTCTGATGGAATAGTCTCCCTTGCCATAGCAGCACATTATTTTTTTGGGGAAGATCAAAAGTCACCTCAACTGTATGCCTTACTGGAGAGGTTTCCAAGCTGGACATTTtcttctggctggtcttgtaccTATGAcctttttgtcttttaa